In Polynucleobacter sp. es-EL-1, the following are encoded in one genomic region:
- the lapB gene encoding lipopolysaccharide assembly protein LapB, translating to MIQIATSWLLLLPVMFGIGWLASRWDLRLENRMDERERMRQQRSTFKGLSLLLNEQPDQAIETLVKIAQLDPETIELHFALGSLFRRRGETERAIRVHQHLADRDDLKPRDRDHAAYELGRDFLRAGLLDRAEASLNRVGKGKFAAPAKESLLEMYQIERDWTKAIIAATELEGLQGKSHHTEIAQFHCELGQEALRRKDLPAVEQSIALALQAVPNHARALILQGDYFMAMDRPAQAIEVWAVIAKTHPAYMHLLADRWMVAHTALNKADEGLSALCDLLKTQASGELLDIVQKHMMQIRGAQATEGMLVEVMQHSPSLSALSKLAQTRLVLAESNGTPERVSDLQATLSLLKQRTTSLARYTCGNCGFRARRFYWQCPGCNHWEAYSPRRSEGAVPSGPSM from the coding sequence ATGATTCAAATCGCAACCTCCTGGTTACTATTACTACCAGTCATGTTTGGCATTGGCTGGCTGGCCTCGCGTTGGGATTTACGTCTTGAGAATCGCATGGATGAGCGTGAGCGCATGCGTCAACAGCGCTCAACCTTCAAAGGTTTAAGCCTTTTATTAAATGAGCAGCCTGATCAGGCGATTGAAACGCTGGTTAAGATTGCGCAGCTCGATCCAGAGACGATTGAACTGCATTTTGCGCTGGGAAGTTTGTTTCGCCGTCGAGGTGAAACAGAGCGCGCTATTAGGGTTCACCAACATCTTGCAGATCGCGATGACTTGAAGCCACGTGATCGAGACCATGCTGCTTATGAATTAGGTCGAGATTTTCTGCGCGCCGGTTTACTTGATCGCGCCGAGGCTTCGCTCAATCGTGTGGGTAAGGGTAAGTTCGCCGCCCCAGCTAAAGAGAGCTTGCTGGAGATGTATCAGATTGAGCGCGATTGGACCAAGGCCATCATCGCCGCTACTGAATTAGAGGGCCTACAAGGGAAATCCCATCACACAGAGATTGCCCAATTTCATTGTGAGTTGGGTCAAGAGGCGCTCCGGCGGAAAGATCTTCCTGCAGTGGAGCAGTCAATTGCTCTGGCATTGCAAGCAGTTCCCAATCATGCTCGTGCATTGATCTTGCAGGGCGATTATTTCATGGCGATGGATCGTCCAGCGCAAGCAATTGAAGTGTGGGCTGTGATTGCGAAGACGCATCCTGCTTATATGCATTTACTTGCAGATCGGTGGATGGTTGCACATACTGCACTAAATAAAGCAGATGAAGGCTTAAGTGCTCTTTGTGACTTGCTAAAGACTCAGGCCTCTGGTGAGTTGCTCGATATTGTGCAAAAACACATGATGCAAATTCGGGGTGCGCAGGCTACTGAGGGTATGTTGGTTGAAGTAATGCAACACTCACCAAGCTTAAGTGCACTTTCAAAGCTAGCCCAAACACGTTTAGTGCTCGCTGAATCGAATGGCACCCCAGAGCGAGTGTCGGATTTGCAAGCAACTCTTAGTTTATTGAAGCAACGTACTACCAGTCTTGCTCGCTATACCTGTGGAAATTGTGGATTTAGAGCACGTCGTTTTTACTGGCAGTGCCCAGGTTGTAATCATTGGGAGGCTTACTCTCCAAGACGCAGTGAAGGTGCCGTGCCTAGCGGCCCATCGATGTAA
- the rpsA gene encoding 30S ribosomal protein S1, with product MSESFAELFEESLTRSNMKTGQVISAEVLRIDHNFVVVNAGLKSEAFIPVEEFHNDAGEIEVAPGDFVSVAIDALENGYGDTILSRDKAKRLASWMNLEKALEQAEIVTGTVTGKVKGGLTVMVNGIRAFLPGSLVDTRPIKDTSPYEGKTMEFKVIKLDRKRNNVVLSRRAVVEASQGEERAKLMSNLKEGAVVTGLVKNITDYGAFVDLGGIDGLLHITDLAWRRVRHPSEMLTVGQEVTAKILKFDQEKNRVSLGVKQLGDDPWVGIARRYPPNTRLFGKVTNLTDYGAFVEIESGIEGLVHVSEMDWTNKNVAPSKATALGTEVEVMVLDIDEDKRRISLGIKQCKANPWEEFSRGQQKGDKLTGAIKSITDFGVFIGLPGGIDGLVHLSDLSWNEPGEEAVKKYKKGDEVEATVLAIDVEKERISLGIKQLSGDPFNNYTSVSDKGSLVTGTVKAVDAKGATIHLADEVEAYLRASEISTDRVEDARNVLKEGDTVTAMIINIDRKSRAINLSIKAKDSSDQQDAMSKLQGDAQSGTTNLGALLKAKLDNQG from the coding sequence ATGTCTGAATCATTTGCAGAACTATTTGAAGAATCATTAACCCGATCGAATATGAAGACCGGCCAAGTTATTTCGGCTGAAGTCCTTCGCATCGACCATAACTTCGTCGTTGTTAACGCTGGCTTAAAGTCCGAAGCGTTTATTCCTGTTGAAGAATTCCATAACGACGCTGGCGAGATTGAAGTAGCTCCTGGCGATTTCGTTTCTGTTGCTATTGACGCTCTTGAGAACGGCTATGGCGACACCATCCTTTCCCGTGATAAAGCAAAACGCTTGGCATCATGGATGAACTTGGAAAAAGCACTCGAGCAAGCTGAGATCGTTACCGGTACTGTTACTGGTAAGGTTAAGGGCGGCTTGACTGTAATGGTTAACGGTATCCGTGCATTCTTACCTGGATCACTCGTTGATACACGTCCAATCAAAGACACCAGCCCTTACGAAGGTAAGACAATGGAGTTCAAGGTTATCAAGCTCGACCGTAAGCGTAACAACGTAGTGTTGTCACGTCGTGCAGTTGTTGAAGCTAGCCAAGGTGAAGAGCGTGCTAAGTTGATGTCCAACTTGAAAGAAGGCGCTGTTGTTACCGGCCTCGTTAAGAACATTACTGATTACGGCGCATTCGTGGACCTCGGTGGTATCGATGGCCTCTTGCATATTACCGATTTGGCATGGCGTCGTGTGCGTCACCCAAGCGAGATGTTGACTGTTGGTCAAGAAGTTACCGCTAAGATTTTGAAGTTCGACCAAGAGAAGAACCGTGTTTCACTCGGCGTGAAACAGCTTGGCGATGATCCATGGGTAGGTATCGCTCGTCGTTACCCACCAAATACCCGTTTATTCGGTAAGGTAACTAACCTGACTGATTACGGCGCATTCGTTGAAATCGAATCTGGTATCGAAGGTTTGGTACACGTTTCTGAGATGGACTGGACTAACAAAAACGTTGCTCCAAGCAAAGCGACTGCATTAGGAACCGAAGTTGAAGTCATGGTTCTGGATATTGATGAAGACAAGCGTCGTATCAGCTTGGGTATCAAGCAGTGCAAAGCCAATCCATGGGAAGAGTTCTCACGTGGCCAACAAAAAGGCGACAAGTTGACTGGCGCAATCAAGTCTATTACCGACTTTGGTGTGTTCATTGGCTTGCCTGGCGGCATCGACGGTTTAGTTCACCTCTCAGACCTCTCATGGAACGAGCCAGGCGAAGAAGCTGTGAAGAAATACAAAAAAGGCGATGAAGTTGAAGCTACTGTATTGGCCATTGATGTTGAGAAAGAGCGTATTTCTCTTGGTATCAAGCAATTGTCTGGCGACCCATTCAATAACTACACATCTGTCAGCGACAAGGGTAGCCTTGTAACTGGTACTGTGAAGGCTGTTGATGCTAAGGGCGCAACCATCCACTTGGCTGATGAAGTTGAAGCTTACTTACGTGCTTCTGAGATCTCAACAGATCGCGTTGAAGATGCACGCAATGTATTGAAAGAAGGCGATACCGTAACTGCAATGATTATCAATATTGATCGCAAGTCACGTGCTATTAATCTTTCAATTAAGGCAAAAGACAGCTCTGACCAACAAGATGCTATGAGCAAACTCCAAGGTGATGCGCAGTCCGGCACAACCAACTTGGGTGCTTTGTTGAAAGCGAAGTTGGATAATCAAGGCTAA
- the cmk gene encoding (d)CMP kinase: MNLPPVIAIDGPTASGKGTVASLVAEQLGFHYLDSGALYRLVALGSQKAGVDPKNGPELGILAKKLVISFKNGQILLNFEDVTDAIRTEEIGLLASAIAVHPEVRQALVGVQHGFRITPGLVADGRDMASVIFPDAVLKVFLTATAQARAERRYKQLIAKGISAKLDDLLHDLQERDARDSSRGAAPLLVADGAKVLETSELSIDQAVKTVLDWYQSKISEVARGESK, translated from the coding sequence ATGAACTTACCCCCAGTGATTGCCATTGATGGACCTACCGCCTCTGGCAAAGGTACGGTCGCCTCTTTGGTGGCGGAACAATTGGGTTTTCACTATCTGGATAGTGGCGCCCTATATCGTTTGGTCGCTCTGGGAAGTCAAAAAGCAGGAGTTGACCCCAAAAATGGCCCAGAACTGGGTATTTTGGCCAAAAAACTGGTGATTTCCTTCAAAAATGGTCAAATTTTGCTTAATTTTGAGGATGTGACTGATGCTATTCGTACAGAGGAGATTGGATTACTTGCTTCTGCAATTGCAGTGCATCCCGAGGTAAGGCAGGCTTTGGTGGGTGTTCAGCATGGTTTTCGAATAACTCCCGGCTTAGTGGCGGATGGCAGAGATATGGCGAGTGTCATATTCCCAGATGCGGTTTTGAAGGTTTTCTTGACGGCAACAGCGCAAGCAAGGGCAGAACGTCGGTATAAGCAATTGATAGCTAAGGGAATTTCTGCTAAACTAGACGACTTGCTGCATGATTTGCAGGAGCGTGATGCCAGAGACAGTAGTCGAGGTGCTGCGCCTTTGTTAGTGGCAGATGGCGCTAAAGTGCTTGAAACATCAGAATTATCGATAGATCAAGCAGTTAAGACAGTTTTAGATTGGTATCAATCCAAAATTTCTGAAGTCGCTAGAGGTGAAAGTAAGTAG
- the aroA gene encoding 3-phosphoshikimate 1-carboxyvinyltransferase, with the protein MPEIQIGPFKRAQGSIVLPGSKSISNRALLLAALSSGTTTLKNLLDADDTQVMRNALRQLGLTVTDKADKVCVVEGCGGKFPVQDADLFMGNAGTAIRPLTAALAMQGGNYRLSGVPRMHERPIRDLVDGLRQVGAKIDYELQAGYPPIKIIAADIDIKDVVKVRGDVSSQFLTALLMALPLVAKEPVKIEVIGELISRPYIDITLKLMARFGVTVACPDAQSFVIPAKTTDVVYQSPGTLSVEGDASSASYFLALGAIGGGPVRVLGVGSESIQGDVAFADALALMGAKITAGEDWIEVAGVKNANGKLNGITMDCTEIPDAAMTLAVAALFAEGPTRLNNIASWRVKETDRIAAMANELKKIGAVVEEGADYIVVQAPTSLADWKSPSEGIDTYDDHRMAMCFSLAAFGPNALKINDPNCVAKTFPTYFAEFAKIVA; encoded by the coding sequence TTGCCTGAGATCCAGATTGGTCCATTTAAGCGAGCCCAGGGCTCGATTGTCTTGCCAGGATCAAAGAGTATTTCGAATCGCGCCTTGTTATTGGCTGCTTTATCTTCAGGTACAACAACTCTCAAAAATTTATTGGATGCTGATGACACTCAAGTGATGCGTAATGCCTTGCGTCAGCTGGGCTTAACAGTTACTGACAAAGCTGATAAGGTCTGCGTGGTTGAGGGTTGTGGCGGCAAGTTCCCAGTCCAAGATGCCGATCTTTTTATGGGTAATGCGGGAACAGCAATTCGTCCGCTCACGGCAGCGCTTGCAATGCAGGGTGGTAACTATCGTCTATCTGGCGTGCCTCGCATGCATGAACGTCCTATTCGGGATTTAGTTGATGGATTGCGTCAAGTGGGCGCGAAGATTGATTACGAATTACAAGCAGGTTATCCGCCCATCAAGATTATTGCCGCTGATATTGATATCAAAGATGTGGTGAAGGTCCGTGGCGATGTCTCAAGTCAATTCTTAACCGCCTTGTTGATGGCTTTGCCCTTGGTGGCAAAAGAGCCTGTCAAGATTGAAGTGATTGGTGAGTTGATTTCTCGTCCATACATCGACATTACCTTGAAGTTAATGGCAAGATTTGGAGTGACAGTGGCTTGCCCCGATGCGCAGTCATTTGTAATTCCTGCCAAAACTACTGATGTCGTTTATCAAAGTCCTGGAACTCTTTCTGTTGAGGGTGATGCATCTTCAGCTTCTTACTTCTTGGCGCTTGGCGCCATTGGTGGTGGACCGGTACGCGTCTTGGGTGTTGGTAGCGAGAGTATTCAGGGCGACGTTGCTTTTGCTGATGCGTTAGCGTTAATGGGTGCCAAGATTACTGCCGGTGAGGATTGGATTGAGGTTGCTGGTGTAAAGAATGCCAATGGCAAACTCAATGGCATCACAATGGATTGCACAGAAATTCCGGATGCCGCGATGACGCTCGCTGTTGCTGCATTGTTTGCAGAGGGTCCAACCCGCTTAAACAATATTGCCAGTTGGCGCGTAAAAGAAACCGATCGGATTGCAGCGATGGCAAACGAGTTGAAGAAGATCGGTGCTGTTGTGGAAGAGGGCGCTGACTACATCGTGGTTCAGGCGCCTACATCACTTGCTGATTGGAAGTCGCCAAGCGAAGGTATTGATACTTATGATGACCATCGCATGGCAATGTGTTTCTCATTGGCTGCTTTTGGCCCCAATGCGCTAAAGATCAATGATCCCAATTGCGTTGCCAAAACCTTCCCCACTTACTTCGCTGAATTTGCAAAGATTGTTGCCTGA
- a CDS encoding prephenate dehydrogenase/arogenate dehydrogenase family protein, protein MSIINPSSNYGTVTIVGVGLIGASLGLALKQAGVVNKVLGVGRSAQNLDQALKMGAIDAVVDLVEGTKQSDVIVLCVPVAQMRTAFEVIEPHLEPRTMLTDAGSTKGDVILAAKEVLGKKACQFVPAHPIAGGAQHGASAAKADLFVGKQTILCPLQENSPQDTDLIEGFWQSVGSIVKKISCVQHDAIYAAVSHLPHILSYALMASVVNSEDADQKLSHVGAGFKDFTRIAASSPEMWRDICLGNRTAVLKELDQYLLIVNHMRKLIAENDGVGLEKLFNKASKARQDLDGL, encoded by the coding sequence ATGTCCATTATTAACCCCTCTAGCAACTACGGTACCGTCACGATTGTTGGTGTTGGTCTGATTGGCGCCTCTTTGGGTTTGGCTCTCAAGCAAGCTGGTGTGGTCAATAAAGTATTGGGTGTTGGACGTAGTGCGCAGAATCTAGATCAAGCCCTCAAGATGGGCGCGATTGATGCAGTGGTCGATTTGGTTGAGGGTACAAAACAATCTGATGTGATTGTCTTGTGTGTACCGGTTGCTCAAATGCGCACTGCTTTTGAAGTCATCGAGCCACACTTAGAGCCCCGGACTATGTTGACAGATGCTGGCAGTACCAAGGGTGATGTGATTTTGGCTGCGAAGGAAGTATTGGGTAAGAAAGCTTGTCAGTTTGTACCAGCACACCCTATTGCTGGTGGTGCACAACATGGTGCGAGCGCTGCTAAAGCCGATCTCTTTGTCGGTAAGCAAACGATTCTGTGTCCTCTGCAAGAAAACTCTCCGCAAGATACCGATCTCATTGAAGGCTTTTGGCAGTCAGTTGGTTCTATCGTTAAAAAGATCTCTTGCGTGCAGCACGATGCGATCTATGCAGCGGTTTCTCATTTGCCGCATATTCTGTCTTATGCATTAATGGCAAGCGTAGTGAATTCTGAAGATGCTGATCAAAAGCTCAGTCATGTGGGTGCAGGCTTTAAAGACTTCACCCGCATTGCGGCTTCAAGTCCAGAAATGTGGCGTGATATTTGCTTAGGCAATCGCACCGCGGTCCTCAAAGAGTTGGATCAATATCTACTGATTGTTAATCACATGCGTAAGTTGATTGCTGAGAATGATGGTGTCGGCCTAGAGAAGTTGTTTAATAAAGCCAGCAAAGCCCGTCAAGATTTGGATGGTCTTTGA
- the hisC gene encoding histidinol-phosphate transaminase, protein MTSKSPIGLKHIQAIAPYVGGRPISEVAREYGLDESKIVKLASNENPLGMPKSAQDAMLKAASDLGRYPDSNGFELKNVLSARLGVPTDWITLGNGSNDILELAARAVAQAGDEVIFSKHAFAVYPLATQAVGAKAVEVAATNHFGHDLPAMLEAVKASGDKAKLVFVANPNNPTGSYLGAKEIEAFLAALPAHVVVVLDEAYNEYLTPEQQYDAVAWVKRFPNMILSRSFSKAYGLAGLRIGYGVAQPALTDLLNRIRQPFNVNSLAQAAAIAAFQDHEFLKQGFELNRAGFAQLTEAFDVLGLTYLPSAGNFVLVKVGEDDGAGARINLELLKRGIIVRPVGNYGLPQWLRISIGLPEENAAFIAALQEILAK, encoded by the coding sequence ATGACATCTAAATCTCCTATTGGTTTAAAGCATATTCAAGCGATAGCGCCTTATGTCGGTGGACGTCCGATTAGTGAAGTGGCGCGTGAATATGGCTTAGATGAGAGCAAGATTGTGAAATTGGCTTCCAATGAAAATCCATTGGGCATGCCAAAGTCTGCCCAAGACGCTATGCTCAAGGCGGCATCTGATTTAGGTCGTTATCCAGACTCCAATGGGTTTGAGCTCAAGAATGTATTGTCTGCGCGCCTCGGTGTTCCAACAGATTGGATTACCTTAGGTAACGGCAGTAATGACATTTTGGAATTGGCTGCGCGCGCGGTTGCTCAAGCTGGTGATGAAGTCATCTTCTCGAAACACGCTTTTGCGGTTTATCCATTGGCAACACAGGCTGTTGGGGCTAAAGCAGTTGAAGTTGCTGCCACTAATCACTTTGGCCATGATTTACCTGCGATGTTGGAGGCGGTGAAGGCTTCTGGTGATAAAGCTAAGCTGGTATTTGTAGCTAATCCCAATAATCCTACAGGCAGTTACTTGGGAGCAAAAGAGATTGAAGCATTTTTGGCGGCATTGCCAGCACATGTCGTAGTGGTTTTGGACGAAGCGTATAACGAATATTTAACCCCTGAGCAGCAATATGATGCGGTAGCTTGGGTGAAGCGTTTTCCCAATATGATTTTGTCGCGAAGCTTTTCAAAAGCGTACGGCCTCGCTGGTTTGCGAATTGGTTATGGTGTAGCTCAGCCCGCTTTGACTGATCTACTCAATCGCATTCGTCAGCCATTTAACGTAAATAGCCTTGCGCAAGCTGCAGCAATTGCAGCGTTTCAAGATCATGAATTTTTAAAGCAAGGTTTTGAGCTCAATCGGGCTGGCTTTGCTCAGTTAACTGAGGCATTTGATGTGCTTGGATTAACTTACCTCCCATCGGCAGGCAACTTTGTATTGGTAAAAGTTGGTGAGGACGATGGTGCTGGTGCTCGTATCAATTTAGAGTTACTGAAGCGCGGCATTATTGTTCGCCCAGTGGGTAACTATGGCTTGCCACAGTGGTTGCGTATCTCCATTGGCTTACCAGAAGAGAATGCTGCCTTTATTGCCGCCCTCCAAGAGATTTTGGCGAAGTAG
- the pheA gene encoding prephenate dehydratase produces MSSQDQGTEEQRLAPIREKIDSLDAQILDLLTQRAKAAQEVGHIKGGFSSPVFRPERERQVVARLQELSKGPLLPDGIAAIWREVMSACRALEARQTIAYLGPVGTFSEQAAQTYFGHSIAGLPCNSLDEVFKAVEKGAAQFGVVPVENSSEGAISRTLDLLLDSPMRISGEVVLPIRHHLLTKSGNLDGVTTVCAHAQALAQCQQWLSVHTPQLKRQAVSSNAEAARMASIDSTLAAIAGDPAQEAYGLQQVAAQIQDDPHNRTRFVVVGTYECQPTGADQTSLVLSVDNQPGAVHRLLEPLAKHGVSMNRFESRPARKGTWEYHFYIDVAGHAADAKVAKALEELKTTAAFYKNLGSYPHSA; encoded by the coding sequence ATGAGCTCTCAAGACCAGGGTACAGAAGAACAGCGCTTGGCGCCTATTCGCGAAAAAATTGACTCACTCGATGCTCAAATCTTAGATTTGCTGACTCAGCGCGCTAAAGCTGCGCAAGAGGTTGGTCATATTAAAGGTGGGTTTTCATCGCCGGTATTTAGACCAGAGCGTGAGCGTCAAGTTGTTGCGCGCTTACAAGAGCTGAGCAAGGGTCCACTCTTACCCGATGGTATTGCTGCAATTTGGCGCGAGGTGATGTCAGCTTGCCGCGCCTTAGAGGCTCGGCAGACGATTGCGTATCTCGGACCAGTGGGAACATTTTCAGAGCAGGCGGCACAAACGTATTTTGGCCACTCGATTGCAGGCTTGCCTTGCAATAGTCTTGATGAAGTGTTTAAGGCTGTTGAAAAGGGCGCCGCCCAATTTGGCGTTGTCCCCGTTGAGAACTCTAGTGAAGGTGCCATTTCTCGTACTTTAGATTTGCTCTTAGATTCTCCAATGCGTATTAGTGGTGAAGTGGTGCTACCTATTCGACACCACTTACTGACCAAGAGTGGTAATTTAGACGGGGTTACAACCGTATGTGCCCATGCTCAAGCTTTAGCGCAATGTCAGCAATGGTTAAGTGTGCATACTCCTCAATTAAAGCGTCAGGCAGTGAGCAGTAATGCTGAAGCGGCTCGCATGGCATCGATTGACTCAACTTTAGCGGCGATTGCAGGTGATCCAGCACAGGAGGCTTACGGTCTGCAGCAAGTGGCTGCCCAGATTCAGGATGATCCCCATAACCGCACGCGTTTTGTTGTAGTTGGAACGTATGAATGTCAGCCTACCGGCGCAGATCAAACCTCTTTGGTATTGTCGGTTGATAACCAGCCTGGTGCAGTACATCGTCTACTAGAGCCTTTGGCTAAGCATGGCGTTTCCATGAATCGTTTTGAATCTCGTCCAGCGCGTAAGGGCACATGGGAATATCACTTTTATATTGATGTTGCAGGTCATGCGGCAGATGCAAAAGTAGCCAAAGCATTGGAAGAATTAAAAACAACTGCCGCTTTTTACAAAAACCTCGGCTCCTATCCCCATTCAGCATGA
- the serC gene encoding 3-phosphoserine/phosphohydroxythreonine transaminase, with translation MTFDRRIFNFAAGPATLPEEVLKQAAAEMLNWQGLGASVMEVSHRGKEFMALYEEVLQDLRSLMSIPDTYEILMLQGGGLGQNAAIPMNLMPLAKNGPKADFLVTGIWSEKSYKEAEKYGVAHLAASSAAEKFNTIPARSTWQLSDDAAYVHYCANETIGGVEFPDVPDVNGKLLVADISSNILSKEMDVTKCGVWFGGAQKNIGPSGVTIVIVRKDLMGHSMRITPSIWDWSKQAATDSMLNTPPTFSIYMAGLGFKWLLKQGGVKVIEQRNQEKAELLYNFLDQSSLYENRVPAEYRSRMNVTFFLKDEHLNAQFLEQSNAAGLVALRGHKAAGGMRASIYNAMPIEGVKALVEFMRDFERRA, from the coding sequence ATGACGTTTGACCGCCGCATTTTCAATTTCGCTGCGGGGCCTGCTACCTTGCCTGAAGAGGTATTAAAGCAGGCTGCTGCAGAGATGTTGAATTGGCAAGGCTTGGGCGCCAGCGTCATGGAAGTCAGTCATCGCGGCAAAGAGTTCATGGCTCTTTACGAAGAGGTATTGCAAGACTTACGCTCCTTGATGAGTATTCCTGACACCTATGAAATCTTGATGCTTCAAGGTGGTGGTTTGGGTCAGAATGCTGCCATTCCAATGAATCTCATGCCCTTAGCCAAGAATGGCCCTAAAGCCGATTTCTTAGTGACTGGTATCTGGTCTGAAAAGTCCTATAAAGAAGCAGAAAAATATGGTGTTGCCCATCTAGCAGCATCTTCTGCAGCTGAAAAATTTAATACGATTCCAGCACGCTCTACTTGGCAACTATCAGATGATGCTGCCTATGTGCATTACTGTGCCAATGAAACCATTGGTGGCGTAGAGTTTCCAGACGTGCCTGATGTCAATGGCAAGTTATTGGTCGCAGATATTTCGAGCAATATTCTTTCCAAAGAAATGGATGTCACAAAATGTGGCGTTTGGTTTGGTGGGGCGCAAAAAAATATTGGACCTTCTGGCGTAACGATTGTGATCGTGCGCAAAGATTTGATGGGTCATAGCATGAGGATTACTCCTTCGATTTGGGATTGGTCTAAGCAAGCGGCAACAGACTCCATGTTGAACACACCGCCAACTTTTTCGATTTATATGGCTGGCCTTGGATTTAAATGGCTGTTAAAGCAAGGCGGCGTCAAAGTCATCGAGCAGCGCAATCAAGAAAAAGCGGAATTGCTCTACAACTTCTTGGATCAAAGTAGTTTGTATGAGAATCGAGTCCCCGCAGAATATCGCTCCCGCATGAACGTCACTTTCTTCCTGAAAGATGAGCATTTAAATGCTCAGTTCTTGGAGCAATCTAATGCAGCAGGATTAGTTGCTCTGCGTGGTCACAAGGCTGCTGGCGGTATGCGTGCCAGTATTTACAACGCAATGCCGATTGAAGGTGTTAAGGCCTTAGTCGAATTTATGCGTGACTTTGAAAGGCGTGCTTAA